TAGCTGTATTTGCAACTATGTATGCAAGGGATTTGGGAATTAAAAAAGATTTCTACAGTTCTTTAGGTTTAGATGCCAGAGATTACGACCAGTTTGTTATTAATAAAACAAATGAAACTGCAGCTAGAGTTTTCCCTGTAGTAATGAACGTTTATGATAAATCTTTTTATGGAAGATTAGATAAAATAGTAGATAATAATAAGGTTCTTTCCGATATTGCAAACAGTGATCGAAATAAAATATCTAAAACTTTTAAAAAATTACCTAAATATTTATCAAACGGTTACCAGTTATTAAGACTATACTTATTAAAACCTCTTGATAGCAAAGATTTCCAACCTTCGATTAGATAATCTTGAATAAAGAGAAGATTTATAGACTCATATGTTTTCGTCACAAATCAAATCAAATGAAATCGTTTTTGGTAGTTGCAATAAAGATTTATTAGAAGAAATTATTTTCTACGGCATTGGACTTGGTGCTGATTTTGTAGAAATATTTATAGAGAATACTGACAACTCGAGCGTTTTAGCTGAAGAAGATTTTATTACTAGTGTAAGTCCATCATTTGGAAGAGGTGCTGGCATTAGAATCTTCAAGGGACAAAAGGATGGATTTGTAAGTACAAATGATTTAACAAAGCATGGCTTGATGAGATCTGTATCTCAGGCTATTGAGATGTTAGACATAACAGACAACAAAAGAGAAGTATTTAACGGTTTAAATAAACATAGGGACTATAGTTTATCCAAGAAAAAATGGATTAATGAAGTCCCATCTATTCATGAGATAAGTGAAAAACTACTAGTTAGCACAAAGTCTTTAAAAAAAAATAATAAAATAATAACTAGAAAAGGAAGTTACTCAAGAAATCTTCAAGAAGTAATTATAGCCTCCAGCGACGGAACCTATGTCTCAGATATTAGATTGCATCAAACAGTTGGACTAAACGTAATTGCTAGTGATGCCCAATATAGATCTAGTGGAAGTAGAAGATTTGGATCTTCAGGAATGCCTAATGAATTCAGATTATGGGATCACGAAAAAGCAGCTAATGATGTGTTTGAAAGTTCAATGAACATGTTGTACGCAGATTATGTTGATGCGGGACAAATGCCTGTCGTATTAGCTAATAAATTTGGTGGCGTTATATTCCACGAAGCCTGCGGTCATTTACTTGAAACTACTCAAATAGAGAGAGGGACAACACCATTTGAGAATAAATTGGATGAAAAAATTGCACATGAATCTGTAACAGCAATAGACGAAGGAATTTCAGAAGGATCCTTTGGTTCATTATCAGTAGATGATGAAGGTATGGAACCCGAAAAATCAGTTCTTATAAAAGATGGAATTTTAAAAAAATTTATATCCGACAGGGCAGGTGAATTAAGAACTGGCCATAAAAGAACAGGAAGTGGAAGAAGACAAAATTATTCTTTTGCTGCAGCCTCAAGAATGAGAAATACTTATATAGCTAAAGGAGAACACTCGAAAGAGGATTTAATCAATAGTATTAGTGATGGTCTTTACTGCAAATCAATGGGTGGTGGCAGTGTAGGTGCTACTGGACAATTTAATTTTGCGGTAGAAGAAGGATATCTTATTAAAAATGGAAAATTAACTAATCCAGTAAAGGGAGCAACTTTGATTGGTGAGGCTAAAGAAGTTATGCCAAAAATATCAATGTGCGGAAATGACCTCGAATTAGCTCCTGGATTCTGTGGATCCATCAGTGGAAGTGTCAACGTAACTGTTGGTCAACCTCATATTAAGGTTGATTCAATCACTGTTGGCGGGAGATAGGATATGAATTCAAAAGAAATAACAACTCAAATCTCTGAAGCGGCAGATTCTCTAAATCTTAAAAAATGGGATTATGGTGCAAGCTTTTCTAATGATTATTCTGTGCAAGTAGATAAAGGTGAGGCTAAACAACTTAAGGCATCACAAAAGCAAATTTTAACTATAAGAGTTTGGAACAAATCTAATTTAGTTGGTATTACAACAACTAGTGATATCAGTGAATCTGGTATTAAAAAAGCTCTAAATCAAGCAAATATTGCATCTGATTTTGGCAACAAGAATGAAAGAACAGAATTCTCACCACTAGCCAAGGATCCTATTGATGTTCAGGACTCAAAAAAAAGAAATCCTGTTGGAATAAAAAAATTACTTACGCTTTTAAGAGATGCAGAAGTGAGACTATTAGAAAGCCATGAATCCATAAAATCTGTTCCTTATAATGGTCTATCTGAGAGTTTTTATGAGAGAGTTTATGCAAATAGTGATGGTGCCTTTCGGAGTTATACCAAAAGTCAAGCTGCACTTTATTTATATGCAAGAGCAGAAGAGAAAAATAAGAAACCTCGTAGCTCAGGCTCTGTAAAACTTGGATATGGAGTTGAAGATATAGATATAGGGTCGTGTATTAAAGAGGCTTCTAATAAAACAATTTCTCACTTAAATTATTCATCTATTAAAACTGATAAATATTTAATATGTTTTTCCCCAGAGTCTTTTTTAACGATAATTAATGCCTTTAGTTCAATGTTTAATGCTAGAAGCATTTTAGATGGAATTAGCTTATCTAATAAAAATTCTATTGGAGAGAAACTATCTACAGAAGCACTTAATATTTATGATGATGGTCTTCACGAAGAGAATATTACTTCATCACCATTTGATGGAGAGGGAACTCCTACTAAAAGACTATGTTTAATTAACAAAGGGAGACTTGAAAATTTTATACATTCTGAATCAACTGCAAGAATATTTAAAACAATCCCAACAGGCCATGCTGGACTAGGGTCAAAAGTCTCAGTATCTCCTGATTGGATAGTAGTTGAGAAATCAGAGGAAAACTCAGATCTAAAAACATCATTAGATCACTCTACTTATGAGGGAGAATTTGTTTATATTGAAGAATTAAATGCAATCCATGCAGGTGTCAAAGCAAGTCAAGGTTCATTCTCTCTTCCATTTGATGGATGGCTCTATAAAAACGGTAAAAAAATCTCAATAGAATCTGCAACTGTAGCAGGTGATATCAAATATCTTTTGAAAAATATAGTAAATATTGAATCAAATCAGGAAGTAACAACAAGTGGGATTTCTCCACATATATGGGTAAATAAATTATCAATAACTGGTGACGCGTGAGAATTATATTCTGGGGAACACCTGAATATTCAATTGCGAGCCTTGATATTTTTATTAAATCTAAGCACGAGGTAATTGGAGTAGTTAGCCAACCCGATAAGAAAAGATCTAGGGGAAATAAATTAATATCCTCACCTGTTAAAAGCTTTGCGGAGCAAGAATCTATAAAAATTTATACTCCAGCAAAAATCAGGGACAATATACATTTTATAAATGAACTTAAATCATTATCTTGTGATTTATTTATTGTTATAGCTTACGGGAAAATATTACCCAAAGAGATATTGGAAATCCCAAAATTTGGATGTTGGAATGCACATGCTTCATTACTTCCAAGATGGCGTGGTGCAGCCCCAATCCAATGGTCCTTAATAAAAGGCGATGAATTTACTGGTGTAGGAATTATGAAAATGAATGAGGGACTTGATACTGGCGACTTATTATTGGAAGAAAAAATTAAAATTGATAATGTTGATAATTTAAATACACTATCGGAAAAACTTAGTATTTTATCTGCAAAATTATTTTTAAATGCTACATCACTACTCGAAGAAAATATTAATAAAAATACTAATTCTCAACTAACAAAACAAAATACCCTTGGAAGAGAAATTACTTACGCAAGAATGATTGAAAAATCAGACTTTAGAGTTGATTGGAATAATGAGGCAATTAAAATTTCTCAAAAAATAAAAGGGTTATACCCAAGAGCAAATACAACTTTTAGAGGTAAGAACCTAAAAATACTTAAAATCAAAGTCTTGAGTAGTGATGAAATTAAAAATAAAAAAGACCTTTTCACGAGCAATTATTCAAGACCAGGTATTATTCTTGCTGTAATAGAAAATGAAGGAATAATAATTTCAACTAAAACTGATCCGATTATCTTGTTAGAAGCAAAACTTGAAGGCAAAAACATTTCTAGCAAAAAGCAATTAATACAACAGTTAAAGCCATCAGTAGGTGAATATCTCTCAGATCAAGTTTTAGATTCTTTTTTAGAGAATCCCCAAGTGAAGGCAAAAAGAATCAAAAAATAAAAATAATAGTCTGGAAGAATAGATTCTTTAATTAATGTATTTAGTAAAAGTTTAATCCCAACTATTAAAATTGCTACGTAACCGGCCGTTTCTAATCTAGAAAATATATCCAGAAGTTTTAGAAAAATCCCCGATGTAAATCTTAAGGCTAATACTCCAATCACTGCTCCAAATATTATTAATATGTATTGATCGCTAATAGCTACTGCAGTAGTGATGCTGTCTATGGAAAAAGCAAAATCAGTAATTGAAAGAAGCGCTACAACCCTTAAGAACCTAAAATTATTTTTTTTATTATCTGTCCCATTTTCAGCGTTTTCTATATCTGAATTTAAAAAAACATTAGAGAAGAATAAGTATATTAAATAAAAACCAGCAAAAACTCTAATAATAATAAACTTTAGAAGAACATTAGATAATATGATGAGAATAATTCTAAATAATAAAGATATTGTTATGCCAATATTTAAGGCTCTTGACCTTAATTCTGAACTGTCGAGGGATTTAGTAAGAGAAGCTAGTGCGACTGCATTATCTGCCGATAATAATAATTCTAGAGCAATTAATATTGGTAAAAGTGTAAAAATTTCGTACCAACTGTCTACCTGATCTAGTGTGGGTATAAAAGAATTTATTGCGGCTGAATCCATCAAATATTATTCACAATCAGTATAAAATCTAATATAATGTATCGGATATTTGTAATCAAGATTGATAACTATAAATGAGTTTAAATACTTTAGTCGATTATATTTCTAACTCACAAATTACTTCTGAATTAATAAAAAGAATTTCGAAAAATAATGAATTAAATATTGTTGGTTCAAGTAGATATGCTAAATCAATAATTTTAGAAAGCATCGCAAAAAAAGAGAAAAAAAATATATTATTAATTTGTCCTAATGTAGAAATTGCCTACAAATGGATTGGTTATTTTGAAAGTATAAATAATAAAGCAGTTTTATATTATCCTCCAACAGAAAATCTACCATACTCATCAATTAATAAATCCAAAGAGATTGAATTTAGTCAGCTTACTGTTTTATCCAAATTAATAAAAAAAGAGGAAAATGAACTTAATATTGTTATATCAACAGAGAGATCACTACAACCTCATCTAATAAATAAAAACTTATTAATTGAAAACAAGTTAGATTTGCAAAAAGGAGTTCAAATCGAGATTCAAGAATTAGCAAATAAGCTTACTTTGCTGGGCTATACAAAGGAAAATGTGACTTCAACAGAAGGATTCTGGAGTAGAAGAGGGGAAATAATAGATATTTATCCTGTAAATAATGAGTTTCCTATAAGATTAGAATTTTTTGATAATGTAATTGAGAAAATAAGAGAATATGATCCCCACACACAGAAAACATTAGAAAGTATCAATAATATTGAAATAATACAGGCTGGATTTGATTTACTAATAAAAGATAAGTTAAATAATTTATCTAAGAACAGTATTTTTAATTCAGAAGATATAAATAAAAATAATCTTGATCGTTATTTAGGAATAATTGAAGAACAGCCTTCAAATATAATAGATTTTATAAATAGGGAAACAATTCTTGTAATTGATGAATTAGAAGATTGTAAAAAATTTGCAAATAATTGGTATCTCGATTCAGAAAGTAATTTTGATAATTGTGCGTATGAATTAAATGAGAACCTTAAAAATAATGAAATAAATTTAGAAGCTAAACCTAATTTGCATTTAAAGTTTGACGAAATATTAAATTCACTGAGAAATTTTAATATAATAAAATTTTATGAATTTGAATCTAAAGTCAATATTGATAATAGGTTTTTGTTAAACGATAAAAGATTAAATTCATACTCTAAAAATATAGGAAAATTATCCAATGATATAAATAAAAATATAAAAAATAATGAAAAAGTATGGATATTATCAGCACAGCCATTGAGAACAAGGACTTTACTTTTTGAGCATGAATGTAATACAAATTTCTTAAACAATCCTAATGATATTAATGAA
The Prochlorococcus marinus XMU1411 genome window above contains:
- a CDS encoding TldD/PmbA family protein codes for the protein MNSKEITTQISEAADSLNLKKWDYGASFSNDYSVQVDKGEAKQLKASQKQILTIRVWNKSNLVGITTTSDISESGIKKALNQANIASDFGNKNERTEFSPLAKDPIDVQDSKKRNPVGIKKLLTLLRDAEVRLLESHESIKSVPYNGLSESFYERVYANSDGAFRSYTKSQAALYLYARAEEKNKKPRSSGSVKLGYGVEDIDIGSCIKEASNKTISHLNYSSIKTDKYLICFSPESFLTIINAFSSMFNARSILDGISLSNKNSIGEKLSTEALNIYDDGLHEENITSSPFDGEGTPTKRLCLINKGRLENFIHSESTARIFKTIPTGHAGLGSKVSVSPDWIVVEKSEENSDLKTSLDHSTYEGEFVYIEELNAIHAGVKASQGSFSLPFDGWLYKNGKKISIESATVAGDIKYLLKNIVNIESNQEVTTSGISPHIWVNKLSITGDA
- the fmt gene encoding methionyl-tRNA formyltransferase, giving the protein MRIIFWGTPEYSIASLDIFIKSKHEVIGVVSQPDKKRSRGNKLISSPVKSFAEQESIKIYTPAKIRDNIHFINELKSLSCDLFIVIAYGKILPKEILEIPKFGCWNAHASLLPRWRGAAPIQWSLIKGDEFTGVGIMKMNEGLDTGDLLLEEKIKIDNVDNLNTLSEKLSILSAKLFLNATSLLEENINKNTNSQLTKQNTLGREITYARMIEKSDFRVDWNNEAIKISQKIKGLYPRANTTFRGKNLKILKIKVLSSDEIKNKKDLFTSNYSRPGIILAVIENEGIIISTKTDPIILLEAKLEGKNISSKKQLIQQLKPSVGEYLSDQVLDSFLENPQVKAKRIKK
- a CDS encoding TldD/PmbA family protein — translated: MFSSQIKSNEIVFGSCNKDLLEEIIFYGIGLGADFVEIFIENTDNSSVLAEEDFITSVSPSFGRGAGIRIFKGQKDGFVSTNDLTKHGLMRSVSQAIEMLDITDNKREVFNGLNKHRDYSLSKKKWINEVPSIHEISEKLLVSTKSLKKNNKIITRKGSYSRNLQEVIIASSDGTYVSDIRLHQTVGLNVIASDAQYRSSGSRRFGSSGMPNEFRLWDHEKAANDVFESSMNMLYADYVDAGQMPVVLANKFGGVIFHEACGHLLETTQIERGTTPFENKLDEKIAHESVTAIDEGISEGSFGSLSVDDEGMEPEKSVLIKDGILKKFISDRAGELRTGHKRTGSGRRQNYSFAAASRMRNTYIAKGEHSKEDLINSISDGLYCKSMGGGSVGATGQFNFAVEEGYLIKNGKLTNPVKGATLIGEAKEVMPKISMCGNDLELAPGFCGSISGSVNVTVGQPHIKVDSITVGGR
- a CDS encoding TerC family protein, with the protein product MDSAAINSFIPTLDQVDSWYEIFTLLPILIALELLLSADNAVALASLTKSLDSSELRSRALNIGITISLLFRIILIILSNVLLKFIIIRVFAGFYLIYLFFSNVFLNSDIENAENGTDNKKNNFRFLRVVALLSITDFAFSIDSITTAVAISDQYILIIFGAVIGVLALRFTSGIFLKLLDIFSRLETAGYVAILIVGIKLLLNTLIKESILPDYYFYFLILFAFTWGFSKKESKT